In Ochotona princeps isolate mOchPri1 chromosome 21, mOchPri1.hap1, whole genome shotgun sequence, a single genomic region encodes these proteins:
- the LOC101529926 gene encoding thioredoxin domain-containing protein 17-like — MAAYTEMCVCGFEEFNQAVKQHEGKPIFVFFVGSLDAEGKSWCPLCVKAEPVIREGLKHTGKECVFIYCQIGDKPSWRDPNNDFRRKLSVMSLPTLQKYGTPRKLVDSECQQANLVQMFFGED, encoded by the coding sequence ATGGCTGCCTACACCGAGATGTGCGTGTGCGGCTTTGAGGAGTTCAATCAGGCTGTGAAACAGCATGAGGGCAAGCCCATTTTCGTCTTCTTCGTGGGTTCCCTGGATGCGGAAGGGAAGAGCTGGTGTCCCCTCTGCGTGAAGGCCGAACCGGTCATTCGAGAGGGCCTGAAGCACACTGGGAAGGAATGTGTGTTCATCTACTGCCAAATAGGAGACAAGCCTTCCTGGAGGGATCCGAATAACGACTTCAGGAGAAAGCTGAGCGTCATGTCGCTGCCGACACTACAGAAATACGGAACACCTAGGAAGCTCGTCGACTCGGAGTGTCAGCAGGCCAACCTGGTGCAGATGTTCTTCGGGGAAGACTAA